The Toxorhynchites rutilus septentrionalis strain SRP chromosome 1, ASM2978413v1, whole genome shotgun sequence genome contains the following window.
tcgatactggaagcccaccagtggttaatgccaactcgataaccacctgttaatagcacttggttgaaacatatttggtcacagtgtaacatggatagaaaacattcaattaaactctttcacatgaatatattttgaaaattcccaaaggaactggcagattattttccagcaatgattagatctttccgaaactttctcgatgctgaatggcatcctaacggaaagagttctgcgcgtgtatgtgtcgatccttcgccgtccacctcctccagcacgttaggcaacgatgttgtcttgtcgatgtcctcacgaaaaatgaatgtgtctcaccaccagaatatcgcttaagtatgctttatgtgtgtgattgaatcgagagaaggtgtggttttcgatggcaatttggaaggcaaactagaggggaaggaactctctgagctaggaactttcggcgactgagcaataatcgattgcgggcgcatacaatattggatacggaaatatcctactgatggggaagaataatcttctgaagctatcctgttaattgcgattgattgaaaaaccacaaaaccaaatgtatttggtcacagtgttatagaAAACAGGGGAtagaaaatgtgaaaattacACGATCAAATAAACACCGGTGTAGTCGATTCTACAATCTcgtgtatatatatttattctcCCTCCGCTCTCCTGTTCGTACACATACGGACCATAGATATATTACAGACCCATTACCACATctccctttttgacgtaggactacgtctaaccggaagatatagggggtgaaatggaaatctaggcactgaacaagtaggaaaaaatgcaagatttggaacgcttataactcgagcatttctcaatagatcgcaaaggtttttgcatcaattgataggaaatatgtctacgcatctatcataacgaataacatttcatttttcttgagataaataattgaataattgtgaaatatcaagcattgtcaaaatgcactatgtgtccattttttattggtccattttgtgctcctcaaatcgtaccgaccaaaacgggcaaccagagcagcagcgaaataaaatgaagcacgattggaaaggaaaaagaaaaaaaatgaacgaaacattggtcgcagtctcacacatgcgtaattctcgagccagccagtcagcttaaaaatccccgctccgctgccgtaacgatcattctcattcaaaccgtacaccacatcggttcgcatcacaacacatcaacaaaccaacccaagcagccatgtctggacatggtaaaggaggaaaagtgaagggaaaggcaaaatcccgctcgaaccgtgttgatctggagttccccgcaagggtagctaggccgagcgcgttagtaccagtccacctagccggcgttatatagtttcggccgccgaagtgatcgagttatctggcaaagctgctcgcgacgataagaaaacccgcattcggaacagaacacatttggttcggtggacatcaagacaacaggcagttgcagcgagtggcgagtggcaaacgcaatcgcaaaacggcatcaggtagcaaaagaaaaaagtttgttctttatacaaactgctttggtggcaaatccagaacaaggcggcatcgagggcgttcgaaatggttttttttcaaaaccacgagtactaagttttctaaattggaaccattccataaaacaaggcgcttttcagggccattaaaccttccaaaaaagagtttaggaaatacagtttaatgctttctaaaacattatccaaaataataataaaacacaaattgattttttcataatttgtttgccaggatctgatgagtatgtgaatttggcagttgttctgagcttattgatagttggggacttccctatagataggtaggtattcacgtaggagaagaaaataaaacaatatatttaaaatatatatttaacaaaagctgtcccctttgtatagtcctacgtcactccggttatgtccccgacattacccacccgtcttttttataacAATTAATATTTCATAAAACATTCATTGTAACGCCTCGGCAACCTGATAGTGCGTTGAGATCTACCACGATTGGCAGAATCGTCTTCGGATCCTGACTGCTGCATGACAGCAGCTGCTTCAGCGTTAGCTGTCTCCTCTGGCTTCTGCGGTCCATCAATCGGTAAATCATCAGACTGCTCGACATTATCCGGAATCGAAGGCTCTGTTGTAGCCTGCCCGGATCCTGTAAATATCAACATTGAAATATATCTGAAATACAGCTAAGCGAACGATATACTTCTATTAGAAACGAGAACTTCTGGAAGAACTACTTTTTTCAGGTGGCTAGAATTTCTATCGTAAACTTTTCCTGTTTCCTGATTGCGGACTGTTACTCTAGGGCCCTGCTTAGCCTCCACTGTCATAATGGCAGGATTGAACGTTGGAGTCAGCTTATTACCGTGAAGAACATTCTTTACAAACACCTTATCTCCGACTTTAATGTTCGACGGTTTCGCCCTACGTCGTTCATTTTCTCTCTCCTTCCCCTTCTCCTTCGCAACTTGATCTTGATCTCTATAGTCAGTAAGCGGTACAGCAGTGCTCACGTCTTGCAAGGTAGGTATTTTTGTCCGAATGTTTCGCCCGTACATTAGCTCGCTTGGGGTCTTTCCGGTGGTACTATGAGGTGTTGAGTAGTACATCAATAGGTAAGTAAGCATATCATGCTTCCAATCGCGCTTCAGAGCCTGGCTGATCTTGAGCCTTTTGATAAGTGACCGGTTTTGGCGCTCAACCAAACCGTTCTCTTGAGGCCAATACGGGGTGGTCTTGTTAAGGTGTATACCTTTACGCTTACAATATGTATCAAACTCATCGCTAACGAACTGGCGACCGTTATCCAGGGTGATAGTTTGAGGATACCCAAGCCGAACAAAAATGCGTTCCAGGCGCTCAGCCGTTTCATTTGCCGTTATCTTCCGAAGAACTTCGATTTCTTTATAACGGCTAAAATAATCCACGATAACTAATAAGTAGTCTCCCGAAGGTAACGGACCCATAAAATCAATGGCAATATCCGTCCACGGCGTAACCGGCAACTTCCTCCGTTCCATAGGCTCAGGGCGATTTGGCAGGCTTACCAGCTGGCAACCTGTGCACGAATCCACTGTGCGAATTATAGCCTCGTCCATTCCTGGCCACCAACAGGTATGCCTCAGACGCTGCTGCATCTTAGTACGACCTGGGTGACCCTCATGTCCCAATTGCAATATGCGTTGCCTCAAGTCTCGTGGAATCACTAATCTTGATCCTCTGACTACGAGGTCTCCTACTTTTCCAAGCTCGTTCCGAAAGGCGTGATATGGCTTGATTGCCTCAGATGTATGATTCCACACCCCACGATCCAAACACTCTCGCAATTGAGTTAGCTCTGGGTCGTTGGAAGATGCTGTTTCAAGTTCATTCAGGTCGATAGCAGCCAGTTCTAGGACACTACGAACGTAGACCTCGGAATCTGGGTCAAATGATACCGCTTCTGATGATTGCGAAAGGCGTGACAATGGATCGGCAATATTCGATTTGCCTTTGCGGTACACAACTTCGTAGTTGAATGACTGAAGTCTCAGAACCCAACGTTCAATTCGAAGACACGGCGATGAATCAGGTGAGAATATAGCTTCTAAGGGCTTGTGGTCAGTCTCTAGCTCAAACCGAACACCGATGAGGTAGATTTGAAACCTCTCTACTGCCCACACCAGTGCCAGAGCCTCCTTCTCTGTCTGAGCATATCGACGTTCGGTGTCAGTGAGGCTTTTACTAGCGAAAGAAACAACTCTCGGTTCTCCTTCATAAAATTGTAGGAGAACTGCTCCCAACCCAACCGGGGAGGCATCCGCAACAACTCTTGTTTTCAACTTTGGATCAAAATGGGACAAGCTTTCTACACTTCCTATGGCTCGTACGAGATGATCGAATGCTGCCTGCTCTTCGACACCCCATTTAAATTCAGTTTTGTTCTTGGTGAGCTCCCGGAGTGGAAACGACTTCGTAGCCAAGTCCGGAATGAAAGCCCCTACGTAATTTACTAAGCCAAGAAAACTGCGAACTTCCTCAGAATTGGTTGGAGTTCTGAAGTTTTCGATAGCTTTAATTTTGTCTTGTGAAGGAGTCATGCCGTTTCTATCAAAGCGATGACCCAGAAAATCTATTGCAGTCAATTTGAAAACGCATTTTGATTGGTTCAGGAGAACACCGTAGGATCGCAACTTATCAAGAACCTGCTTCAGCGAAGCATCGTGCTCTTGCTCCGTTTTTCCTGCTATGACTATATCGTCGATGAAATTGATGACATTCCCACAGTCCGATAAGATTTGTTCAAGAACTTTCTGAAACATCTCCGGAGCACACGATATTCCAAACACGAGCCTTTTGTATCTGAATAAACCTTGCATGCAAATAAATAAAGCAATATGCTAGTATAATCTACCTTGTCATAAGTTTTAAGTATGTGCTCGTTATGGTTAAACAACCATAAATAAAATCCTTACAAGTCTTATTTCATAACAACTCTGTAATCATATATCCAAATTAATCGCAGTTACCTTTGTGAGTAATGAACGTCGTCAATGGTTTACTTCCGTCGTCTAACTCAAGCTGGTAGAACACATCCTTGATGTCCAGTCTTGAAAAGAAAAGCGCCCCATTCAGCTTCCAGCGAACGTCTTCGATGGTCGGAAGCGGATGGGTTTCGCGGAGAATCGCCTTATTGACTTTGCGCATGTCGATGCATAGTCGAATATCACCACTGTCCTTGACAACGACAACCATTGGCGATACCCAGCGACTGGGTTCCACAACTCGTTCTATTATGTCCTTGGACAACAATTCTTTCAACTTGTCATCCACACGCTGCAGAGTTGCGAAAGGCAATCGTCGGAATCGTTGGGCGACAGGCTCTACTGACATGTCAACCGGGATATGTATTTTCACGCCACGGATGCTTGGAAATGGTCGCGAAATGTCTACATGTTGAACTGTTTCTTGTTTACTCGGAAGCCCAACTATCAAAACACCCAGCTGCTTTGCGGTGTTCTTCCCCAATAGAGGCTGAGGACCATCCTTAACAACGTAGAAAC
Protein-coding sequences here:
- the LOC129763268 gene encoding uncharacterized protein K02A2.6-like, producing the protein MQGLFRYKRLVFGISCAPEMFQKVLEQILSDCGNVINFIDDIVIAGKTEQEHDASLKQVLDKLRSYGVLLNQSKCVFKLTAIDFLGHRFDRNGMTPSQDKIKAIENFRTPTNSEEVRSFLGLVNYVGAFIPDLATKSFPLRELTKNKTEFKWGVEEQAAFDHLVRAIGSVESLSHFDPKLKTRVVADASPVGLGAVLLQFYEGEPRVVSFASKSLTDTERRYAQTEKEALALVWAVERFQIYLIGVRFELETDHKPLEAIFSPDSSPCLRIERWVLRLQSFNYEVVYRKGKSNIADPLSRLSQSSEAVSFDPDSEVYVRSVLELAAIDLNELETASSNDPELTQLRECLDRGVWNHTSEAIKPYHAFRNELGKVGDLVVRGSRLVIPRDLRQRILQLGHEGHPGRTKMQQRLRHTCWWPGMDEAIIRTVDSCTGCQLVSLPNRPEPMERRKLPVTPWTDIAIDFMGPLPSGDYLLVIVDYFSRYKEIEVLRKITANETAERLERIFVRLGYPQTITLDNGRQFVSDEFDTYCKRKGIHLNKTTPYWPQENGLVERQNRSLIKRLKISQALKRDWKHDMLTYLLMYYSTPHSTTGKTPSELMYGRNIRTKIPTLQDVSTAVPLTDYRDQDQVAKEKGKERENERRRAKPSNIKVGDKVFVKNVLHGNKLTPTFNPAIMTVEAKQGPRVTVRNQETGKVYDRNSSHLKKVVLPEVLVSNRRSGQATTEPSIPDNVEQSDDLPIDGPQKPEETANAEAAAVMQQSGSEDDSANRGRSQRTIRLPRRYNECFMKY